A segment of the Malaclemys terrapin pileata isolate rMalTer1 chromosome 1, rMalTer1.hap1, whole genome shotgun sequence genome:
ATCCTGTGTGAGAAGGGTGCCCAATACTACCCAGAGGAGACGACAGGAGGGTGAAACATTGACTGACTGATCTCATGACACTGTATTTTCTGTATGATTCCCCATCCCACTCTTCCTAGATCTCAATGTTTTGCTTAGTTTCTGTCCATGCTTGCACTGTGAACAGGGTTTCACAGAGCTGTGTACCATTATGCCCAGATCCCTGTCATGAGCTCATACAGTTACATTAGAATCTTGTAAGGTTTTAGGCATACACATTGGCATACACATTGCAGTTATTAACACAAAAGTTTATTTGCCATCCATTGACCTGGCTTGGTTAGCTCCCTCTGAGGACTTCTCTGGACTTGACTATAACTGAAATAATCTCTATAAATGTTCCTATCTACTCCTTGCCCCCCATTTCTAGATGgttaatataataaatattttatatttaactttATTATTTGTTATAAAGTGTGTAACCCCCCTTGCAGTGCTTCTCTCCCTTCACAGGCAGCTTGAACATTTTGGAGCCCGATCGACACACTGAGAACTTCATGGCAGCTTTCAACCTCACCCCCTCTGAGCCTTCAACATTCATCCTAATGGGCATCCCTGGCCTGGAAGCTGCCCATAtctggatttccatccctttcGCTTCGCTCTACGTTGTTGGCCTGTTGGAAAATGTTACGCTTCTGTTTGTTGTAAGCAAAGAGCAGACCCTGCACAAGCCGATGTacctgctgctctgcatgctggcgcTCACAGATATCGCCACATCTACCTCCGTCGTTCCAAaggcactgtgtatattttggttcaatttgaaaGACATTACTGTGGgtggctgcctcacccagatgttcttcctTCACACAGTTGCTGTTATGCACTCAACCGTCCTTGTGACAATGGCCTTCGATCGCTACATTGCCATATGTAACCCTCTGAGATACGCCACCATCCTCACCAAAGGACGACTAGCTAAGCTAGGGTTTCTAGGTTTGATCAAagctgttctcttcattctgcCTATGCTCCTTCTCCTGAACACATTGCCATTCTGTTCCAACCACGTTATCCCCCACACGCACTGCGAACCTATAGCTGTGGCAAAGATATCGTGTGGGGATATTACAGTCAACAGGATGTACGGCTTAGTGATAGTGTTTGTAGTTGTAGGGTTAGACCTGATGTTCATTGCCCTGTCCTATGGTCTAATCATCAGGGCTCTCCTCAGAATATCCTCCAAGAAAGCCTACCAGAAAGCCCTCaacacctgcacagcccacatctgtGTGATGATTATGTATTATACTTCCGGCTTCTTCTCCCCTCTCATACACCGATTCGGTCAGGGCATCGCTCCCCATGTTCACATCCTATTGGCTGACCTCTATTTCCTCATCCCCCCCATGCTCAACCCTATTATTTATggggtcaaaaccaaagagcttcGTGACAAAGTGGGCAAATACACCTGCAGAATGTGATCGCCTGGGACATTGAAATTAGCCTTTACAAAAGGGGGAAAGACTATCTCCTTGATAATCAAGGGTGCTCTGTCCCAGTTTGACTGAACTCAGCATTGTGGAGGTTCACAGTCTGGGAAGTTCCTCACAGCTAATCTCTCATCACTCCATCATGCAGCACTGCTCTCTCCCTTGCTGAATTCCCTCTCTCTGACCATCGCCTGACTTCTTTGAGCATGACCCATCggcccccaccctctatccccgtCACCTGGCTTTTCTGTAACTCTTACATTACCAACTCTTAGCTGCTACTGCAGCTTTCTGATGCAAGGTGGCTTTCTATTAGTTCCTGTGTGAACAGGGTTCTTTATCAGTTTGATCAACAGAAGCTGCAGTTTGAGATAGGCGACGACAAAATTAAGAAACTATCATTTGTACAGTGATACGATGAGTGAAATGTACCTGATTTTTTCTACTTCCAATCCTTAACGAAACCTGGAGGATAAACCAAATAAAGGCTAACTGTAGCAAACTGAAtgcaattagaaataaataatataataatgctGTAGTTGTTTTTTCATTACAAATGTTTTGGGCTAagttggggctttttttaatgcCACTTTTGATGGAAACACCTGCCAGCCCTTAGTCAAGATACAAGTACCAGTATTTTGAGTTTGATTGTCATCTCATAGGTGTGTTGCTAATGTGAATAAAATCCTGCTGGggcttgtagcttttttttttttaatcaaatctgTAGTAGGGGTGTAACGAAAGCTTTCATTTGTTATTTTATGTCTAGACAAATGTGTTAATAAAAAAACCTTTCTTTGAAAAAAAGTGATGGGGCTACTTTCAGGTGAGTTGTGAAATGACTTTGGGCTTCTAATGCAGTGGAAATCTGGCAAGATCCGgaagggccagagaagcagcccagcaggcagagtggggaccTGCAGCCGGAGCAGCAGACAAGAACGGGTACTGGGTCAGCCCAGACCAGCAGGGAGCCAGGGCTGAGCTACAGCGGGGAGCTGCGGGGCCAGAGCCAGGATAGAAGATGCCGGCTGTGCCACAAGTAACACAGCAGCCGAGAGCAATGAGCAGCTAGGGAGAGCAAGGTGAGGCCATGGGATGAGGGCCCAGCAAAGGGAAATGTCTCCTGACAGGAGGGCCTTCAAGGTCCCactcaggggtgggggcgggacttGAACCCAATGTGAGGGCGGGTGTTGGGAAGAAGGGCCCTGCCATCTAAAATCTGTGGGCTCTGCTGACCTTCTGTACCAGTGAGTGCCACTCACAGTATCTTGTGGATATCTTCATTATACAAACTCTCTCCCGCCCCGCCATCTTGGTCACTGTTTCAATTATCTTTGCTGGGCTTCCGTGGCAACACCCTGATAGGACGTACAGGGGCACAGCAATTTTCCCAGGCAGTCTGCAAATGACTGAAGGCCAAAGGCAGAAATGATACAAATAGTGGAAAGTGTATTTGGTATGTGTGATAGGTGCTGGTCAGTAAAGGTATAATGCTACACCTGTTCCACTTAGCTCATGATGGGAGAAGTTCCTTTGCAAATAGAATCTCTAAAAACTTtacgggtttttctttttttaagtgataGCTGGCATTGTGGCGCCTTGTAACAGAGGCCTGGTGTGAGGCCTGAGCTAAAATAATCAAAACTTTGCAgctataaagcaaagttaagtgtGAGCAAGACACAGGCTCACAGAATCCttcaagaacagggctgatattgcagaaacactcACTTATAAGTAGTGTTAGGTATAAGAATATAGACAAACGCATTCCAGAAAGGTGGTACTAGAACACCTCCACACGAAACACATTCCTCAGTgagaacaggaacacactgatccATCTTAAGGATAAGGTCAGGGATAACAGCATAATGGATGGAGATGTCCAAGGTAATGTGCAGTCCCTGGATACATCAATGGTTGACACCCTAATATTTCAAAGGGTGGCATCATGATACAGCAGGAACAATATGTAACTTGTTCATATTGGTGTATAAAAATGTGTCTCAGAGGACATGTCCTTGTCTGGCATAGGTGCTAGTGGAGAGTTCCGCCACTAACCGAGCTAGTCCATTGCAACAGGCATACACGTGTTAGTGTATCTGTAACAATTGAGCAGGGCATTAGGACCACACTTCATTGTCAATAAACTTGACCAAATTCCTTCTCTACGAATTGagtctgtggatttattgggcAGATCAGTCGGAGCTGGCTGTATGGGCTATCTGGCCAGAGTCAGTACAGCACCCAGCAagaacatacacacacagccaaacatctgtCAACAGTGCACAACATGTAACTACCAGAGAATTGGTCCAGCTCATTGAAGCACATCAAATGGGCCCAATTGGAGTTTTGGTCTTCAGCACTTGGATGCAGTGTCCAGGGTGAGCCTGGCTCAGAACCTCATCAAAGCATCAGAACCTCAACAAGACATCAAATCCCTCCCCAACTGCCACCTGTGCGCCAGGCGTCTTGTCCCCAGCACTGGAAACCTAACGATAAACCCCAGCCAAATCCACAATTCCCCATACAGCAGCTGCACGCATGCTGAGCGGGCGGAGGAAACTGTTCCAACAGGGGCTGCGGTAGGCTGGATTTGGGGGAAGCGTCATTTCCACATTATACCTAAAACCCTGCTAGCAAGAAAGGTTTCATCTGTAGAATGGATGGGTCTGGAGTGGGTGCATGAAGGAGGCAGCCAAACATGTCACTGATGAGCAGCACTGGCAATTCACCTTGTGTAGTTTAGGCATAGTTGCTGTGGAGCGTGCCCAAATATCTTGTCCATATTTTACTCCTCACAAGTAAAGAAACACCCGTTAAAGCATCAGAGATACTTGGAGAGGCACCAAAGGTCTCAGATTCTAAGCAGAGACTTTAAGCTTCTGAGGTGGATCTTGCATTGTAAGAACAGAGCTTGGTGATTTTTCATAACACTTGAACGATCTACATCCCATCTCAGGAGGACAATGTGACTACTGGACAGGGCATTCCGAGGCAATATTATGTATAACTCTCTTACGCTCCCCCCATGTCCTGCACCTCAGCGTCTCTCTTTGCTGGAGCGCAGGCCAGTGCTCTGTCTTTCCAGGACTTTTCAGAAAGCGTTTCACAGAGTGAAATCTTGGGGCTATTGTATGTAAAACCCTGACAAAGAGATGTTAATTGTTCCTAGTCAGTTTCAAGGAGAGAGAACCATACATCTGTTAATGGAGGTTCTCTACATCCTAgtaaggaaggaaggatggatgaTGGTAAAATACaagtaggatctgatgagaaacagtcaatgGGAAAAGATTCCCATAGTGAATGGTAATGAACATGGGGCATGTTCAGAAACTAAAAtagtgaaagaacaagttaaaatttaCTTAGCAAGTTAGATATATTCagtaaaccagtggttttcaaactattgtactggtgacccctttcacatagcaagcctctgagtgtgaccccccccttataaattaaaaaaaaccacttatttatatatttaacaccattataaatgctggaggcaaagtggggtttggggtggaggcttacagctcacgaccccccatgtaataaccttacgaccccctgcagagtccccacccccagtttgagaacccctgaagtaAACATATACAGTTCTTTGTCTGGTTTGCTTTTTAGTTCCTCAACCTCAAAAGGGGGAACTGGTAGGCCATTTAGCTATGCTAAAGTTTCCAAACACTCATACTAACTTGCTCTAGCTAATCATACAGGACACAGACCTGTAGGTCCCTTGCATTATAGCCAACTATTACGAATAATTATTATAAATAGCATATATTGGAATTCAGAATAAACAAAAGCCAAGAAAATAATATAATCAATgaaaccaattaaaaaaacaataacaaaactgATAGCAAGTTAGCAAACTGGCCTTATGGGCGAAGTTCCACATTAACTTGAGGCATTTGGGACAAAACttcatataaattataaaagctgaAACGTGTAGCTTTGGGGAATGCATTTTCTGTGTAAAGTGAATGTAACATCATTGCATAAGACGGCTTCCCACAGACTTGTTTCCTATAAAACCTTTTTCCTGTACTATTTTATTATGGAATTATAGCAGTAAACTTGACATTGGTTCTTTGcccttttatatatatttcataACAAATGAAAGCttggtcaagcaattgactacACAATTGATCAACAGCCAGTATGAATCACTCCTTCCTCTCAGATTCAGTATTTAGACACAATGAAGGGGGCACCCACAGAAGGAGCAGtgaaggacgataaggccattgcggagaaacaaaatgaattatttgcatcaggcttcacagctgaggatatgagggagattcctaaacctgagccattcttttaagtgacagatctgaggaactatcccagattgaggtatcattaaaggaggttttagaacaaattgattaattaaacagcaataagtcaccaggaccagatgatattcatgcaagagttctgaaggaactcaaatgggaaattgcagaactactaaatgTCGTCTGTAACCaaccatttaaatcagcttctgtaccagatgactggagggtagctaatgtgacGTCAATtcttaaaaagggctccagaggtgatcctggcaattacaggcttgtaagcctgacttcagtaccaggcaaccTGGTTGacactataataaagaacaatattgtcagacatagagatgaacataatttgttgagaaagaaagagtcaacatggttttagtaaagggaaatcctgcctcaccaatctactagaattctttgagggggtgaacaagcatgtggaccaaggggatccagtggatacagtgtacttagattttcagaaagccattgacaagatccctcaccaagaTCCCTTAACCAAAGTAAGTtgccacaggataagagggaaggtgctctcatggattggtaactggctgaaagataggaaacaaggagtaggaataaatggtcagttttcagaatggagagatgtaaattgtggtgtcccccagggggtctattctgggaccagtcctattcaacatattcataaatgatctggaaaaagggtaaacagtgaggtggcaaaatttgcagatgatacaaaattactaaaaataattAAGATCCAGACAGACAGCGAAATTagtaggcagctggtttaaaacaaataaaatgaagtatttcttcacacaacacactctCAACCTGTGGAAACCCTTGCCcgaggctgttgtgaaggccaagac
Coding sequences within it:
- the LOC128839772 gene encoding olfactory receptor 52N4-like produces the protein MAAFNLTPSEPSTFILMGIPGLEAAHIWISIPFASLYVVGLLENVTLLFVVSKEQTLHKPMYLLLCMLALTDIATSTSVVPKALCIFWFNLKDITVGGCLTQMFFLHTVAVMHSTVLVTMAFDRYIAICNPLRYATILTKGRLAKLGFLGLIKAVLFILPMLLLLNTLPFCSNHVIPHTHCEPIAVAKISCGDITVNRMYGLVIVFVVVGLDLMFIALSYGLIIRALLRISSKKAYQKALNTCTAHICVMIMYYTSGFFSPLIHRFGQGIAPHVHILLADLYFLIPPMLNPIIYGVKTKELRDKVGKYTCRM